In Salinibacterium sp. ZJ70, one DNA window encodes the following:
- a CDS encoding riboflavin synthase has translation MFTGIIEELGEITAFERGADAARITVRAPLAVSDAGHGDSISVSGVCLTVIDQGDDWFTADVMASSLEVTTLGERVVGDRVNIERAAATGGRLGGHIVQGHVDGRAHVLSVTDGSAWRVVRFALPAELAQLVARKGSITIDGTSLTVSAVSDPSEAEQWFEVSLIPETLTATTLGALTPGDRVNLETDIVARHVERMLAFTKEEAR, from the coding sequence GTGTTCACCGGCATCATCGAAGAGCTCGGCGAGATCACCGCGTTCGAGCGCGGGGCAGACGCCGCCCGCATCACCGTGCGCGCGCCGCTCGCCGTCTCAGACGCGGGGCACGGCGACTCGATCTCCGTGTCGGGCGTGTGCCTCACCGTCATCGATCAGGGCGACGACTGGTTCACAGCCGACGTCATGGCGTCGTCGCTCGAGGTCACCACCCTCGGCGAGCGCGTCGTGGGCGACCGCGTCAACATCGAGCGCGCCGCCGCGACCGGCGGACGCCTCGGCGGCCACATCGTGCAGGGACACGTCGACGGCCGGGCGCACGTGCTCTCGGTGACCGACGGATCCGCGTGGCGCGTCGTGCGCTTCGCCCTCCCCGCCGAGCTCGCCCAGCTCGTCGCCCGCAAGGGCTCCATCACGATCGACGGCACCTCGCTCACCGTGAGCGCCGTCTCCGACCCCTCCGAGGCGGAGCAGTGGTTCGAGGTGTCCCTCATCCCCGAGACCCTCACCGCGACGACCCTCGGCGCACTCACCCCCGGCGACCGCGTCAACCTCGAGACCGACATCGTCGCCCGCCACGTCGAACGGATGCTGGCATTCACGAAGGAGGAGGCACGATGA
- the ribB gene encoding 3,4-dihydroxy-2-butanone-4-phosphate synthase, with translation MSLSDIPTALSALRAGRPVIVADDEGRENEGDVILAAETASQEWIAWTVKHSSGFICAPMTNEIADRLNLPPMVEHNEDPRGTAYTVSVDAAERLSTGISASDRAHTLRVLADPASTPASLSRPGHILPLRAVDGGVRERDGHTEAAVDLMKLAGLTPVGAIAEIVDEDGEMMRLPNLIRLGEREGIPVITIEALVRFMEEKRCEHDPQAVVEIPEWQRVSFEVETHVPTVHGSFRVRAYRDRSTGADHVAWIAGEPRDGALVRVHSECLTGEAFGSLKCECGPQLDAALEAIQQEGGVVVYLRGQEGRGIGLINKLRAYRLQEDGFDTLDANLALGFPADARDYGAAVAILKDLGIGSVRLLTNNPEKARQLTDRGIEVTQLMPLVVGVGEHNTGYLDAKRDRMGHALPSSEVLSARITTHNITIPYTSGGIA, from the coding sequence ATGAGCCTCAGTGACATCCCCACCGCCCTCTCCGCCCTGCGCGCGGGCCGCCCCGTGATCGTGGCGGACGACGAGGGACGCGAGAACGAAGGCGACGTGATCCTCGCCGCCGAGACGGCCAGCCAGGAGTGGATCGCGTGGACGGTCAAGCACTCCTCGGGCTTCATCTGCGCCCCCATGACGAACGAGATCGCCGACCGGCTGAACCTCCCGCCGATGGTGGAGCACAACGAAGACCCCCGCGGCACCGCGTACACGGTCTCCGTCGACGCGGCCGAGCGGCTCTCCACCGGCATCTCGGCCTCGGACCGCGCCCACACGCTGCGCGTGCTCGCCGACCCGGCTTCGACCCCCGCGAGCCTGTCGCGCCCCGGCCACATCCTGCCGCTGCGCGCCGTCGACGGCGGTGTGCGCGAGCGCGACGGTCACACGGAGGCCGCGGTCGACCTCATGAAGCTCGCCGGCCTCACGCCCGTCGGCGCGATCGCCGAGATCGTCGATGAGGACGGCGAGATGATGCGCCTGCCCAACCTCATCCGCCTGGGCGAGCGCGAAGGCATCCCCGTCATCACGATCGAGGCCCTCGTCCGGTTCATGGAGGAGAAGCGCTGCGAGCACGACCCGCAGGCGGTCGTCGAGATCCCCGAGTGGCAGCGCGTGAGCTTCGAGGTGGAGACCCACGTTCCCACCGTGCACGGCAGCTTCCGGGTGCGCGCCTACCGCGACCGCTCGACCGGGGCGGATCACGTGGCGTGGATCGCCGGCGAGCCGCGCGACGGCGCGCTCGTGCGCGTGCACTCCGAGTGCCTGACGGGCGAAGCCTTCGGCTCGCTCAAGTGCGAGTGCGGCCCGCAGCTCGACGCGGCGCTCGAGGCCATCCAGCAGGAGGGCGGCGTGGTCGTCTACCTGCGCGGCCAGGAGGGGCGCGGCATCGGCCTCATCAACAAGCTGCGCGCCTACCGCCTGCAGGAGGACGGCTTCGACACGCTCGACGCGAACCTCGCGCTCGGCTTCCCCGCCGACGCGCGCGACTACGGCGCGGCCGTCGCGATCCTCAAGGACCTCGGCATCGGCTCCGTGCGCCTGCTCACCAACAACCCCGAGAAGGCGCGTCAGCTCACCGACCGCGGCATCGAGGTCACCCAGCTCATGCCGCTCGTCGTCGGCGTCGGCGAGCACAACACCGGCTACCTGGACGCCAAGCGCGACCGGATGGGGCACGCACTCCCCAGCAGCGAGGTGCTCAGCGCGCGCATCACCACCCACAACATCACCATCCCCTACACCTCCGGAGGAATTGCATGA
- the ribH gene encoding 6,7-dimethyl-8-ribityllumazine synthase, producing MSGDGRPTELEYDGTGLRIAVVAGTWHTQITDGLLAGALRTLEAAGAEVEVIRVPGSFELPLVAQTALEEGADGVVALGVIIRGGTPHFDFVSNAATDGLTRVALDTGKPVGFGVLTLDDEQQGIDRAGLPGSKEDKGTEAAEAVLATANVLKKLRG from the coding sequence ATGAGCGGCGACGGACGCCCCACCGAGCTCGAATACGACGGAACGGGACTGCGCATCGCCGTCGTCGCGGGCACGTGGCACACCCAGATCACCGACGGGCTGCTGGCGGGCGCACTGCGCACCCTCGAAGCCGCAGGAGCCGAGGTCGAGGTCATCCGCGTTCCGGGTTCGTTCGAGCTGCCCCTCGTGGCGCAGACGGCGCTCGAGGAGGGCGCGGACGGCGTGGTCGCCCTCGGAGTGATCATCCGCGGCGGCACCCCGCACTTCGACTTCGTGTCGAACGCGGCGACCGACGGCCTCACGCGCGTCGCGCTCGACACGGGCAAGCCGGTCGGCTTCGGCGTGCTCACCCTCGACGACGAGCAGCAGGGCATCGACCGTGCAGGGCTCCCCGGGTCGAAGGAGGACAAGGGCACCGAGGCCGCGGAGGCGGTGCTCGCGACCGCGAACGTTCTGAAGAAGCTGCGCGGCTGA
- a CDS encoding sulfurtransferase, with protein sequence MDTLISVDELAAELASSRPPRVLDVRWRLDAPDGRPAYREGHIPTAVYVDLEGELARHGAPATEGRHPLPSRDELQAAARSWGVNTGDRVVVYDDLAGMSAARAWWLLTDAGLDVRVLDGALAAWKAAGKLLETGDAVVAEGNVDLDAGHLPALTIDAAAALPQTGVLLDARAGERYRGETEPIDPRAGHIPGAVSAPTAQNVGADGRFLSAEELRAKYAALGIDDGTAVGVYCGSGVTASHQILALRIAGLDAALFPGSWSAWSNTDRPAATGPTAEGAHPGA encoded by the coding sequence GTGGACACCCTCATCAGCGTCGACGAGCTGGCCGCCGAGCTCGCATCCTCGCGGCCGCCGCGCGTGCTCGATGTGCGGTGGAGGCTCGATGCTCCCGACGGGCGACCGGCGTATCGCGAGGGCCATATCCCCACAGCGGTATATGTGGATCTGGAGGGCGAGCTCGCCCGGCACGGTGCCCCCGCGACGGAGGGACGCCACCCGCTGCCGTCACGCGACGAGCTGCAGGCGGCCGCCCGCAGCTGGGGCGTGAACACCGGCGACCGCGTCGTCGTGTACGACGATCTCGCCGGGATGTCGGCCGCGCGCGCCTGGTGGCTGCTCACTGACGCCGGACTCGACGTGCGGGTGCTCGACGGCGCCCTCGCCGCCTGGAAGGCAGCGGGCAAGCTGCTCGAGACGGGTGACGCCGTCGTCGCGGAGGGGAACGTCGATCTCGACGCCGGGCACCTGCCCGCCCTGACGATCGACGCGGCCGCGGCTCTGCCCCAGACGGGCGTGCTGCTCGACGCGCGCGCGGGGGAGCGCTACCGCGGCGAGACAGAGCCCATCGATCCGCGCGCGGGCCACATCCCCGGAGCGGTCAGCGCACCCACCGCCCAGAACGTCGGAGCTGACGGCCGCTTCCTCTCTGCCGAGGAGCTCCGCGCGAAGTATGCCGCTCTCGGAATCGATGACGGCACGGCTGTCGGCGTGTACTGCGGATCCGGTGTCACCGCCTCGCACCAGATCCTCGCGCTGCGGATCGCGGGACTCGATGCGGCGCTCTTCCCCGGATCGTGGAGCGCCTGGTCGAACACCGACCGCCCCGCGGCGACCGGCCCGACAGCAGAAGGCGCGCACCCCGGAGCGTAG
- a CDS encoding MFS transporter, with the protein MSSATPRAATPANTRSRVIVASLIGTTIEFYDFYVYATAAVLVFPILFFPTGDPTTATLASFAVFGAAMVARPLGAVFFGHLGDKRGRKVTLVGALLTMGIATFLIGVLPTYAVAGWLAPLLLVIMRLAQGFALGGEWSGAALVATENAPAGKRAWYGTFPQLGAPIGFIIANGLFLIIAAALPSDDPSLPSDAFLDWGWRIPFLFSAVMVAVGLWVRLRLVESEAFTKAASSGKLARVPLAAVFRTHWKELILGTFYMLATYVLFYLMTTFSLTYGRTPTDASPAGLGYAYNTFVVMMIIGVVFFGIFTLVSGPLADRFGRRPTLIIVTIAIIIFGLTWVPMLAGGTVSVQLWLILGFTLMGFTFGPMGALLPELFPTSLRYTGSGIAYNVSSILGAAVAPFIAVWLWQAGEGSPFWVGVYLSVMAVLTLISLLLGKETKDVEMDDAEVEIPEALP; encoded by the coding sequence ATGAGCAGCGCCACCCCCCGGGCCGCGACTCCTGCGAACACGCGATCTCGCGTGATCGTCGCGAGTCTCATCGGCACCACGATCGAGTTCTACGACTTCTACGTCTACGCTACGGCAGCCGTCCTGGTCTTCCCGATCCTCTTCTTCCCGACGGGCGATCCGACCACCGCCACACTCGCCTCGTTCGCCGTGTTCGGCGCTGCGATGGTCGCGCGTCCGCTCGGTGCGGTGTTCTTCGGGCACCTGGGCGACAAGCGCGGGCGCAAGGTGACGCTCGTCGGCGCGCTCCTGACGATGGGAATCGCAACCTTCCTCATCGGCGTCCTGCCGACCTACGCCGTGGCGGGCTGGCTCGCCCCACTGCTGCTGGTCATCATGCGTCTCGCGCAGGGCTTCGCGCTCGGCGGCGAATGGTCGGGCGCGGCGCTCGTCGCCACAGAGAACGCTCCAGCGGGCAAGCGCGCCTGGTACGGCACGTTCCCGCAGCTCGGTGCGCCCATCGGCTTCATCATCGCCAACGGCCTGTTCCTCATCATCGCCGCGGCGCTGCCGAGCGACGACCCGTCGCTGCCGTCGGATGCGTTCCTCGACTGGGGCTGGCGCATCCCGTTCCTCTTCTCGGCTGTGATGGTCGCCGTGGGGCTCTGGGTGCGACTGCGGCTCGTCGAGTCGGAGGCGTTCACCAAGGCCGCTTCCTCCGGCAAGCTCGCCCGGGTGCCGCTCGCGGCCGTCTTCCGCACGCACTGGAAGGAGCTCATCCTCGGCACCTTCTACATGCTCGCGACCTACGTGCTCTTCTACCTGATGACCACGTTCTCGCTCACCTACGGCCGCACGCCGACGGATGCGTCGCCCGCAGGGCTCGGGTACGCCTACAACACGTTCGTCGTGATGATGATCATCGGTGTGGTGTTCTTCGGCATCTTCACTCTGGTGTCGGGTCCGCTCGCCGACCGCTTCGGCCGACGCCCGACGCTCATCATCGTCACGATCGCGATCATCATCTTCGGCCTCACCTGGGTGCCGATGCTCGCGGGCGGCACCGTGAGCGTGCAGCTGTGGCTCATCCTGGGCTTCACCCTCATGGGATTCACCTTCGGTCCGATGGGTGCGCTGCTGCCTGAGCTGTTCCCCACGTCGCTGCGATACACGGGGTCCGGGATCGCGTACAACGTGTCGTCGATCCTGGGTGCGGCCGTCGCACCGTTCATCGCCGTGTGGCTGTGGCAGGCGGGCGAAGGCAGCCCGTTCTGGGTGGGTGTCTACCTCTCGGTGATGGCGGTGCTCACGCTCATCTCGCTGCTGCTCGGCAAGGAGACGAAGGACGTCGAGATGGACGACGCCGAGGTGGAGATCCCCGAAGCGCTTCCGTAG
- a CDS encoding MaoC family dehydratase has protein sequence MTTTFSHPRELLDAVGTELGPGEWFPIEQDRIDRFADATDDHQWIHVDPQRAASGPFGAPIAHGYLTLSLLPSLTHALLDVGGIAMAVNYGLDSVRFLQPVVAGSRVRARSTVVDVSETPRGIRVTQRVTVEIEGADKPALVADAIALLVPAG, from the coding sequence ATGACGACGACGTTTTCGCACCCCCGCGAGCTGCTGGATGCCGTCGGCACCGAGCTCGGACCGGGGGAATGGTTCCCGATCGAGCAGGATCGCATCGATCGCTTCGCCGACGCGACCGACGACCACCAGTGGATCCACGTCGACCCGCAGCGCGCGGCATCGGGGCCCTTCGGTGCGCCCATCGCGCACGGTTACCTGACACTGTCGCTGCTGCCCTCGCTCACCCACGCGCTCCTCGATGTGGGGGGCATCGCGATGGCGGTCAACTACGGACTCGACTCCGTGCGCTTCCTCCAGCCGGTCGTCGCCGGGTCGCGCGTGCGCGCCCGTTCGACCGTCGTCGACGTGTCGGAGACCCCGCGCGGCATCCGCGTCACCCAGCGGGTGACGGTCGAGATCGAGGGCGCCGACAAGCCCGCTCTCGTCGCCGACGCGATCGCCCTGCTCGTCCCCGCGGGCTAG